A portion of the Malassezia japonica chromosome 3, complete sequence genome contains these proteins:
- the VAC8 gene encoding Vacuolar protein 8 (EggNog:ENOG503NU9V; BUSCO:EOG09261JUE; COG:U), translating to MSDSEGEIGPMPAGAAPAAQDDGVQAFREREQRQREMAERDARQPQKSARPEWMVEMPDTSGGIAASIQASGAPLRARGFHQGGRVQRSGGVGPTGDTEQARRLWTETPEQRRERIMSGGGVDLPNQSTEDESERLARERATKRDSDIREKIKSMHRHKRMDELRRDKGGDRDERSVRDEHSVRDEHSVRDERSERRDRHKETRSERDERRERHDRHRAERREREHDREHRRREHDREHRSREHDRERRSRDRSDRHRSDRSDRDRHHHRHARSDTRSQSPPRKTRAQREAEDLERTTTPYFDKDKVLGAGSRLMDERARARTVADAAELTSRFASGTKGAFLAMGNLCMLTLGVGSRGPQYEPLLLDNERDAVADLLQYLENRSETDFFSGEPLRALSTLSFSDNVDLQRSAALAFAEITEKEVREVGRETLEPVLFLLQSHDVEVQRASSAALGNLAVNSENKLLIVKLGGLEPLIRQMLSPNVEVQCNAVGCITNLATHDDNKTKIAKSGALVPLTRLARSKDIRVQRNAAGALLNMTHSDENRQQLVNAGAISVLVTLLASTDTDVQYYCTTALSNIAVDSVNRKKLAQGEPRLVQNLIGLMESGSLKVQCQAALALRNLASDEKYQIEIVRSNGLPPLLRLLRSSFLPLILSAAACVRNVSIHPQNESPIIDAGFLHPLIELLSHEENEELQCHAISTLRNLAASSERNKAAIIDAGAVERIKELVLHVPLSVQSEMTACTAVLALSEDLKPQLLDMGICEVLLPLTASPSIEVQGNSAAALGNLSSKSDDYAPFNAVWDKPNGGLHGYLVRFLESDDTTFQHIAVWTLVQLLESNNSELEQRVRDSPHILSLVRQLQAHGESETEEEDAEESQAESATPEKEIAGLSRRIEEILFDTGDRTHDA from the exons ATGTCGGACAGCGAAGGGGAAATTGGCCCGATGCCGgcgggcgctgcgccggccgcgcaggacgacgGCGTGCAGGCCTTTcgtgagcgcgagcagcgccagcgtgaaatggccgagcgcgacgcgcggcagccGCAGAAGAGCGCGCGGCCAGAGTGGATGGTCGAGATGCCCGATACGAGCGGCGGCATTGCCGCGTCGATCCaagcgagcggcgcgccgctccgtGCGCGCGGATTTCACCAAGGGGGACGTGTGCAGCGCTCGGGAGGCGTCGGACCGACCGGCGACAcggagcaggcgcggcggctatggaccgagacgcccgagcagcggcgcgagcgcattatgagcggcggcggcgtcgacctGCCGAACCAGTCGACCGAGGACGagagcgagcgcctcgcgcgcgagcgtgcaaCCAAGCGCGACTCGGATATTCGCGAAAAGATCAAAAGCATG CACCGCCATAAGCGGATGGACGAGCTACGGAGAGACAAAGGAGGAGACCGtgacgagcgcagcgtgcgtgaCGAGCACAGCGTGCGTGACGAGCACAGCGTGCGTGACGaacgcagcgagcgccgtgacAGACATAAAGAGACGCGctcggagcgcgacgagcgccgcgagcggcacgatcGGCACCGtgcagagcgccgcgagcgcgagcacgaccGGGAGCACCGCCGTCGCGAACACGACCGTGAGCACCGCAGTCGCGAGCACGATCGGGAGCGCCGCAGTCGCGATCGCTCCGACCGGCACCGCTCCGACCGCTCCGACCGTGATCGCCACCACCACCGCCACGCACGCTCCGATACCCGATCACAGTCTCCTCCACGCAAGAcacgtgcgcagcgcgaggccgaggacctcgagcgTACTACGACCCCCTATTTCGACAAAGACAAGGTCCTGGGCGCCGGCTCGCGCCTGatggacgagcgcgcgcgcgcacgcaccgtcgccgacgccgccgagctcacgtcgcgcttcgcGTCGGGGACCAAAGGCGCGTTTCT TGCGATGGGAAATTTGTGCA TGCTCACGCTAGGTGTGGGGTCGCGCGGTCCGCAGTACGAGCCGCTGCTCCTGGACAatgagcgcgacgcggtggcTGACCTGCTCCAGTACCTCGAGA ATCGTTCCGAGACGGACTTTTTCTCCGGAgagccgctgcgtgcgctgtcTACGCTTTCGTTTAGCGACAATGTCGACCTGCAGCGTagtgccgcgctcgcctttGCCGAGATTACCGAGAaggaggtgcgcgaggtgggccgcgagacgctcgagcccGTCCTCTTTTTGCTGCAGTCGCACGAtgtcgaggtgcagcgtgcgtcgagtgcggcgctgggcaACCTCGCCGTGAACTCGGAGAACAAGCTGCTCATCGtcaagctcggcggcctcgagccGCTGATCCGTCAGATGCTGAGCCCCAACGTGGAAGTGCAGTGCAATGCGGTGGGCTGCATCACGAacctcgcgacgcacgaTGACAACAAGACGAAGATTGCCAAGTCGggtgcgctcgtgccgctcacgcgcctcgcccgcTCCAAGGATATCCGCGTCCAGCGCAAcgctgccggtgcgctgctcaaCATGACGCACAGTGACGAGAACAggcagcagctcgtgaACGCGGGCGCGATCTCGGTCCTCGTCACGCTGCTGGCCAGCACGGACACGGACGTGCAGTACTACTGCACCACTGCGCTGAGCAACATTGCGGTGGACAGCGTGAACCGCAAGAAGCTTGCGCAGGGCGAGCCGCGTCTTGTCCAGAACCTCATTGGCCTGATGGAGAGCGGCAGCCTCAAGGTGCAGtgccaggcggcgctcgcgctgcgcaacctcgcgagcgacgaaAAGTACCAGATCGAAATTGTGCGCAGCAACGGCCTTCCGCCGCTGCTCCGCCTCCTGCGCTCGTCCTTCTTGCCGCTGATCCTGTCGGCAgccgcgtgcgtgcgcaacGTTTCGATCCACCCCCAGAACGAGAGCCCGATCATCGACGCTGGCTTTTTGCACCCGCTCATTGAGCTGCTGAGCCACGAAGAgaacgaggagctgcagtGCCACGCGATCAGCACGCTGCGTAACCtcgccgcgagcagcgAGCGGAACAAGGCCGCGATCATCGACGCgggcgccgtcgagcgcatcaaggAGCTCGTGCTCCACGTGCCGCTCAGCGTCCAGTCGGAGATGACCGCCTGCACTGCGGTCCTGGCTCTGTCGGAAGACCTTAagccgcagctgctcgacatgGGTATCTGCGAGGTCCTGCTTCCCCTCACCGCTTCGCCCTCGATCGAAGTCCAGGGCaactcggccgcggcgctcggcaaccTGAGCAGCAAGTCGGACGACTACGCGCCGTTCAACGCCGTGTGGGACAAGCCGAACGGCGGCCTGCACGGCTACCTCGTGCGCTTCCTCGAGTCTGACGACACGACCTTCCAGCACATTGCTGTCTGGACGCTCgtccagctcctcgagagCAACAACAGCGAGTtggagcagcgcgtgcgcgataGCCCTCATATCCtctcgctcgtgcgccagctCCAGGCCCACGGCGAGAGCGAgaccgaggaggaggacgcggAGGAGAGCCAGGCCGAGTCTGCGACGCCCGAGAAGGAGATCGCCGGCCTCTC
- a CDS encoding uncharacterized protein (EggNog:ENOG503NXVM; COG:K) — MEAERPKEKVPIPGTDGWLRVTTTHGNVFYAQKKTKRSEWTVPEEIREQVEAMEPKEEPQAKRMRVASPAPEPEAEEREPTPPPAPEPVPAAMPAAPSLSFEEGRALFMNMLTSLNGTAHEVNAMAPWDRELPKFVHMPAYSALPSTRDREEVFNEWCKLRLREKRAKRTEPAPPKAPDAGAGRALRSLLKKNVVSTRATFDDAKRKWGSDPAFASVDEKEARQIFDAWIAELSEIKRTLAKKADAAFLALLSETLPSPAEVRKREGADGVPDKAQAATIWASAKKTNGLVQDKRYDAVGSATRRAELFTRWIRGEKEEEKEEEKQEPAPVPHAEPPAPVPHAEPPATKRDDAARRERALQQRQEQVRRDNARMNERNRAARHDVAAEQRESDFRQLLLDAVRDPWLAWDDAQRLLSRDERFAPHNMRDVLSDEMKRVYFDEHLSRIQNKRRDQLARLFAKHTQDERGMERLVADEDSVLALVRHDDEFDNAGLKRFVGEDAGVHKVPTTTLSHEFQAWDAWRNAQARSEFTEMLKENAFVDFWGRLRKEKEQHGDAPSDTAVPEDEDVDPEGVSVLDMASHVDLAEMEAVLKHDKRYRIFAHVPEQRTEWIKDHLRTLAVPKQTIHQFHIRNA; from the exons ATGGAAGCGGAGCGGCCCAAGGAAAAGGTGCCTATTCCAGGCACGGACGGGTGGCTGCGTGTCACTACGACCCACGGAAACGTTTTCTACGCACAGAAAAAGACGAAGCGCTCGGAATGGACGGTGCCTGAAGAGATtcgcgagcaggtcgaggcgatggagCCGAAAGAAGAACCGCAGGCGAAGCGCATGCGTgtcgcgtcgcccgcgccggagcCTGAAGCGGaagagcgcgagccgacgccgccgcctgcgccggagcCCGTACCAGCAGCGAtgcctgctgcgccgtcACTCTCGTTCGAAGAGGGGCGTGCTTTGTTTATGAACATGCTCACTTCGTTGAATGGCACCGCGCACGAGGTCAACGCGATGGCGCCATGGGACCGCGAGCTGCCCAAGTTTGTGCACATGCCAGCGTACAGCGCATTGCCCAGCACACGCGACCGCGAAGAGGTGTTTAATGAATGGTGCAAGCTGCGTCTACGGGAAAAGCGTGCTAAGCGTaccgagcctgcgccgcccaaggcgccggatgcgggcgcggggcgtgcgctgcgctcgctgctGAAGAAGAATGTAGTGtcgacacgcgcgacgTTTGACGACGCCAAGCGCAAGTGGGGCTCGGATCCTGCTTTTGCGTCCGTCGACGAAAAAGAGGCACGCCAGATCTTTGACGCGTGGATCGCCGAACTGAGCGAGATCAAGCGCACGCTGGCAAAGAAGGCGGATGCTGCgttccttgcgctcctttCGGAAACGCTGCCGAGCCCAGCCGAGGTGCGGAAACGCGAAGGAGCCGATGGCGTTCCGGacaaggcgcaggccgctaCGATCTGGGCGTCGGCAAAGAAGACAAACGGGCTTGTGCAGGACAAGCGGTACGATGCGGTAGGCAGTGCGacacggcgtgccgagctcttTACTCGGTGGATTCGTGGTGAAaaggaggaggagaaggaggaggaaAAGCAAGAACCGGCGCCCGTGCCACACGCAGAGCCCCCTGCACCCGTGCCACACGCCGAGCCCCCTGCGACCAAGCGCGACGATGCCGCaaggcgcgagcgtgcgctgcagcagcgccaggagcAAGTACGCCGCGATAATGCACGCATGAATGAGCGGaatcgagctgcgcgccacgacgtcgcggccgagcagcgcgagagCGACTTCCGGCAGCTGCTCTTGGATGCCGTTCGTGATCCCTGGCTTGCGTGggacgatgcgcagcgtctccTGAGCCGTGACGAGCGCTTTGCGCCTCACAacatgcgcgacgtgctgaGCGACGAGATGAAACGTGTCTACTTTGACGAGCACCTCTCGCGCATCCAAAACAAGCGGCGTGACCAGCTTGCGCGGCTCTTTGCAAAGCATACGCAAGACGAGCGCGGCatggagcgcctcgtcgcggacGAAGACAGCGTGCTTGCACTCGTGCGCCACGACGACGAATTTGATAATGCCGGCCTGAAGCGGTTTGTCGGGGAGGATGCCGGCGTGCACAAGGTCCCTACGACGACCCTCTCTCACGAGTTCCAGGCGTGGGATGCATGGCGGAACGCGCAAGCGCGTTCCGAGTTTACCGAGATGCTCAAAGAGAATGCGTTTGTCGATTTCTGGGGCCGGCTCCGCAAGGAGAAGGAGCAACATGGCGATGCACCGAGCGACACGGCCGTAccggaggacgaggacgtggATCCCGAAGGCGTGTCTGTCCTGGACATGGCGTCGCACGTCGATCTTGCCGAGATGGAAGCGGTGCTCAAG CATGACAAACGCTATCGGATTTTTGCGCACGTCCCCGAGCAGCGTACCGAGTGGATCAAGGACCActtgcgcacgctcgcggtgcCGAAGCAGACGATTCATCAATTTCACATTCGTAACGCGTAG